TTCTCTGCAGGAGAAATTCTTACGAAACTGGTATCCTCGGTATCTCTACTAGTCAGTTCAAGTCTACTTCACCTAGGTATGCGAGCTTACTTAGCAATCCTCTTAAAATTGTCGTAGGTTGATGTTACTGATATTTCGTGATTTTTCTACATTTGACTGATAATACGGTGACTCAAACCTTACGATAAAAGTTCTATCTAAACTGACTTCCAGCACGTGAGTCTCATTCTAATAAATAGTGATAAAAAAAGATAGTACACCCAAATATTTGAACTTATAACCGAAACATCGGCCGACCTAATCAGATTATGGACCCGGTATAAGATAGTGACACATAATTTGTCATCTCATCGTTCAAAGGTCTGTATGAATgcacaatataaaatcatgacGAAAATGATAATGTAATAATGTAGGCGGCCGctcacatattttatttagttccaTCCGAAACTCGCGGCAGTATGCACGTGTGTctgtgatttaaaaaaaaagtgaattCTTTCTGGAGTTTTTTATCTATAACTACGTTTACGCGGGAACCGGATTTTTAGACATGTGcgtttgtattattattttttaaccgacttcaaaaaaggaggttctcaattcgaccgtatttttttttttttttttttttttttgtatgtttgttacgcgattactccgccagttattaatcgattttgatgattctttttttgtttgataggatatactcccgaggtggtcccatagtcatcaggtcaggatctgatgatggaaaccctgagaaatcgagggcaaccttcgaaagttgtaggcatacatagggtaaaaacttgacactcaggtgtacgcctaaaagcactattcaactgtgaagatttggagctgacctgatgatggagaccagagagggtcgagggaactcgacaactgaatatgtaaactacctcgtgtttgggcttaaattatttgtattgacaagacctttgcaacagtgaaggtttggagctgacctgatgatggagaccagagaaagtaagtcgagggaactcgacaactgaatatgtaaaatacctcgtatttggacttatattctttgtattgatgagaacttctcacttgtatggatagtgacaactattcgtatcactgaaaagctttaaataaaaaacttttttacaaaaaaattaaaccgacttcccaaaacactaaaaagcaaaaaaaaactatttttaggtgcatcggcctagaagtcggtggcaaaattaacttagtaacatccattagacaccgacttctaggccgatgcacctaaaaatagtttttttttgctttttagtgttttgggaagtcggtttaatttttttgtaaaaaagttttttatttattttttgttattataaccTGAATTAAACTTTACAGTATTGGAAAATTTTGGCGGCTGCAATAATCGATTTGTTTACTATAGTACCGGTTAATTTGATTCACGATGACATAATGAGTAGAGTACTGAGCACAAcatttgaaataatttgaatgGTCAGCAAGTCAGTtaccaaaaatgaaaaaacataaaataatatccaCATTTACAAGACAAAAATCTgtcctaataaaataaaaaacaaactaaaaggcgtcaaaaaaattcatccccaacGCTGGGGCTCGACTGAGAGCctgcaaaacaaaacaaatgaaaaataatgtttttatttttgttttgttggctAGAGTAGAGTATAATGGTCATGGCCTAAGTAATCTTGCCTTGTACTATGGTCCTAAGTGCAATTTACAACATAGATTATGCATTTCAATCACGAACCTTTAATAAACGCAAACATGGCTTTCGAGcggttaaaaaatatgtttaaacgTTTTATCGACCTTTCCCACAAATCGATAAACAATCTTGTCTTCTATTATAAACAATCTATATCTATAGAAGTAAATAATTGGTGCCTACCTATCTATAAAATATTGAGTGCCaaagtcaatttatttgtgatttaatTACTCATTATCAAATTGAAGTTGGATTATTATTTTGGATTACGTACAGAAGATTAGGTAGGtcttacctacctatctatctacTGAAAAAGGCTAAATAAGaaagagagaaaataaaaacaataacggCGGCATCAGAATATTGAAAATGAAtcccattttttatttgataaaaacatGTTTCAAAATGCAAATCTTCCTTTTCATAAaatacatttcatatttttttgaattaacGAGATGTTTGATTAAGACTTATGGTGCTAATCAATAAGCAAATTAGATAAACCAGCTTATATCTACCTTTATCTACACATAACTGAgctacctatttataaaaaaaagctgGCGCTGTAGATAGATTATTCAGAATCCAGACGCCAAAAGGGCCTACCTTACATGCTTACTGTtgccacagattactaaataatgTTTACAACAGTTGCGGTTTCATCACTGGAGTTCCAATTTTCTTATACATTACGAGTACTGTTACGGGATAGTCTATTCATGCGGTGACAAGTAACTGTACGGAGAAGCAATGTAAATGCAGGTGCAATGCAATTTAGATATGCCTACATCTAAAGTGCGTCATCCATCAGTGTCATCATCACATTGACATGAGCAATAATACGAACCTTAAGTTAAGTTACATTGCTATTACTGTTACTTGTAACTTCATAATCATATCAGTCTTTTTTGTAGTCCCACTGTAAGCCACAGGCCTCttttcatacagagaaggaattaACATAACGGTCACGCTTGCTCGACGCGGATTTGCGATTTCGGACTTCTAGTCGTTGGGGTCCAACCAAAATAAGAGAGGAACCTACTTAGAAAGAATCGAAATAACCAGCAAATTCATAAAAGAGGAGAGGCTGATGGTGCTTTTAAGCATCAGGCCTCTTTGACTTCACGATTGACAAAATgaaggtacctaggtacttaattaCACTATAAAAGCTGGATACAGCAGACATTATACGAGGTGGTTAAAGGGGTTttgttttgggggtgctgttttgtaattttgaagtGAAAATGTGCTAATCTAATTAGCTTAGTTTAACTTTGACTTAAAATTCATAAGGGTAAAATAATTTGACGATAACTGCGACTGTAACTGTTGTATAAATTGAAGTTAGGTACCGTTGTCCGCAACTTCATAGAAAGTTAAAAAGACGACAACAATATTATGTTATTCCACAAAAATAGCGTCCATTATACTGAAACCGTTCTACTGATGCATTTTTTTTGCTCCGATAGCGGTAACATCAATTCGCTTGATGACCAAACCGAGTGCACATTATCTGCCAAGTTGAATAACCTTGCAAACaaaattatcaattattattaattatcagtaataatatttttcttggaaTTTCTAGACAAAAACACCTTACGTTTTtgttaatgacaataatatttttgacggTGATAAAAATACCTCagttttttgttgcattttgctattttttttaatggccTTATGCAAGTTTGGAACTTTCCAAGTGACCATTACCTAAGGAGGTTATCGAACCTTGATTGCTATACTTCTTGCGCAAACGGCTGTCATGCATCGAGGCACATTTGAGCGTACCCACTTACGAGACGCGAAGAAAGTCAGGCTTTTACCAAAtatgctttatttttatatgaaagcgTGTTCATTGTAACCACAGCTATGAGTAACTGTAAGCTGACGTAGgtaaatgcaataaaataaaccgTTGGTTGCAAACAAAGTTAGGTGAACAATAGCTTTATTTTGTGTTGctgtggttttttttttcaccatttCTTCTTTACAGTAAAAAACATACTTAGTAACTAGTGAAATGCGGGCGTAAACTCGACCTCCAAAAAGTTCTGATTTTCAGCTTACTTTgaatacctattaaaaaaaaatcttttagtagagttagcttccaccagcggtttcaaccgcgCCCTGTGGTTTATTTGCACCCTTTACATAACAAAGTATTTTACCttactcgataaatggactatctaacactgaaacaatttttcaatcgGTGCATTAGTACCTGAGATTAGTGTGATCAAAGCAACAAACTCTTCTTTCAGGTTTCTAATATTTGTATAGACACAGTCCACACTGAAAAGTAAACGTTTGTAGGTAAACCCAGAAATCGAACATACTTAAATCACTTAAACCACTTAAACCACTTTTTTAATACAACACATAATATTTTACCTGATTTCATAAACACATCTAATAGGTGAGTAAGTATTAAATGTAAACATTAAGCAATCAGTactaaatacttacctacttgcaAATCCAAGGACAAGGGTCAATGTCGAGAATCGAATAAATACGTAGGTGGTAAGTGTTGAGCAATCTTCACcggtatttatatgtttatatagATAGGTAGCTAAGTAATTATCTTTATTGAGCTGGGTGTATTGTTATCGTTTTTGCATTTTGCAGCAACGATTGTTTTATTTGTGCATCGGTTAGCGATAAATGCATTGAGTTACATTGATCATAATAttgtaaaggagatggccaaaaaaaacccagagtcgacagaaacttcgtatgtatggttggattcagtataatgtgtagattacaaaaagtatttcatatcatctaaaaaccattttctctttttacaaggttttttcgatgaagattttagtacataaaaaagcttaacttttctgtttgcagttcattaaaagttgcgcctagggtaaaaactttacactcaggtgtacatatgtctgttattatagcactatacacgagtgatggtttagagctgacctgatgatggagaagagaggtCAAGGGAAAAAAtgttaactacctcgtgtttgggcttatattattcgcattgacgagaacttttcactaatgtgaatagtgattaaaaagctaaaaaaaaaaaaatttttttttttattttaatttttttttttattaacctttgccagttcagaagtttacacataacagggaaacctcttcaagtaggtaaggccggtacttagtcgtaggtatctggagtggttcatgtcaatagtgcaatgggtgggggtcaaaatTCAAACTCAAGACGTTttgattaccaggcaaactctgtaaccatggtgatgttactcttcgcatgtataacgttatagtgttttttatggtcctttatgcaaataatctttaaaatcaacataaattcaacatagcctatttttgtgaaaatatgatattgctcctataccccatggattacagactggattttttggcaccatcaaaggtctatcataatgaacccattggtacccatttcgttgctgtcgattctgggtttttttactatgaaaatttggccatctccgtTAAAAGTAACTCTGTTTGGGTTATGTAGGATTACGCTAGGTATGTCTGTCTGAACCAATTGAAATGATACTTGGCACAGATATAATTATAGGCTGCTTTAATCCGGGTGGGGTGACCTGAGTAACTCCCTAGGACGCGAGTGGAAACTAGAAATGAATCCTGGGTCAGGCCGAAATCGCTTGGTGTTTTAAGAAACTTGCACAAAGCAACCCCGAGTCTGAAAGATCGTAGTGTTAAAACTCCTTGTCTGGGAGGGCATGTAATGCCAGCTCTCTCACTTTATACTAGGCTATAACCTGCAGCCCACCCGAGAAGAAGAACAATAATGACCATATTCTTTTTCTCAAACAGAAAACCAACACATCACCATGAATAAGACTTGGCGAGCGGTAATCCTGTACGTCCGCCTGATTTTCGATTTGGCAGTCGACGGTATCTTCTCTCTCTTCTGGCATCGTCGAAATAGGACTATCCCACCTTTGGACTTGAAAAAGCATGCGGTATTAACTGAGAGTGCCACTGCCCTGGCTAAGAAGATAAGACAGAAGGAGCTGAAGTCAGAGGACCTGGTTAGGGCTGTTGTGGAGAGGATTAAAGAGGTGAGTTTGTCTGAGTTTACCCACTGAATAAAAGATTGGAGCAGTCCTAAGACTTTCTCTTCGTCTTGGAGTCACGCACCCTGCTGTCTAAACTGTCAGTCGATaggtttatttactttattatgattagtaaacagtttatttggattaataaatgaatacaatgaaacattttttataccGGCCGGACACCAAATGGTAGTAATGTGCGCACTATATAACATTCGTCTGCACATCAATTTATGGGCCCGATCAAACTACCAGCCGAATCAAATTTTGCAATGTCCGGGGGTTTAATCTTCTTACCAACCAACCAACCAACCCACCTTTGAATTAATTGGAGTTGGCAACTCCTTTGCCGCGTTGTGATGTTTGTGTTTCGCCTTTTCCAAATCAACCAGATCATTAGGAACTATCCGATTTCTGCCACTTGTAAAAATCGTTGAAtgttagtgaaataataaagtaatttgtGCATGATTGCAGGTAAACCCAATAATAAACGCGATAGCAGTAGGCCGGTATGATGCAGCGATCGCCGAGGCTAAGGAGGTGGATGCCCTTATCGCCAACGGCCTGCCCGATGCCGAGTTCGACAAGAAACCATTATTGGGTAAGTGTTTAAAACGAAGCTTCAAGATGTTCTTTTATTGAGGAATTCATAATCTTGCTTACTGCAGATGTGATTTGATGTGATGTTCCTAACTCCATTAAGCAAATTAACAGATAGACGGGTTAGTGAAATTCTCCAAAACTCCAGTCAAAACACGTGCACTCTAAAAATCAATGCttcatcattattttcaaaaggatTGCATGCATCACTTATTAATTGATTACCCGCATCCCAGATAACTTCTTCCTGATCTCGGATGGAACATATTATTTGAGTTTTCCTCCGCGACATTCAGGCATTTTCCGAACTTTTCGCATTTGAcagaaaatatagcctatggcacCCGAGGTTAGTGTTgattcccaacagtgaaaaaaaatcaaatcagttcagcagtttcggagcctttatgggacaaacatttattattcaatggTAATCGGAATTACCTCTCTTTTTGAAGGTGGTTTACATCGGTCATGGACTACCGAGTTTTTATCGTCCGATGAATAATGTTCACTTGCCAAGTTAATATTCAAGTGGAGTTTAAAAATAGACTTATTTACATTATCATGGCTTATGATCATAACGCTTGGGTAACTTACTAATTAAGCTGTATCTTAACAAGTTAAGGTAGAAAATAAATGGAATTCATACGAAGATATTTTGCATcctaaattaagtaggtaccggATTGATCAGGTAACTGgcttgaagaggtcagataggcagtcgcttcacgTAATGTCAAAAAAATCTCAGTTCTTATTTACGTagaattcggaaaaaaaaaattaagaacttTCCAGAGTCCTGAAACCTTCTCCTGAGTCTGAAAAATACCACGCTGAAAACCGCATCGAAATCGGTTCCATCAAACGCGAGATAATCGTGCACAAAAAAACGTGCATATAAACAGATCAAACTTTCAAccttctttttttgaagtcggttaccAACTGCTCTTACTTTCGCAGGAGTCCCGTTCACGACTAAGGAGAGTCAGGCAGTGGAAGGTATGCCCTTCACCCTGGGTTTGATGAGCCGTCGCCATGTGCTGGCCACGGAAGACAGCGAGGCTATTAAGAGGCTGAAGGATGCTGGTGGTATCGTGGTTGCTTGCACTAACCTCCCTGAACTGCTCGTTTGGTATGTCAATGATATAACTATCCCATTTCTGAGTTTCCTGTAGTAACCCTGTTCTAAACTAACCAAGGATTTTGATTAAGACTGCACTGTTTTTGATCCTGTTTGATGATTAAGAATATTGATATACAAATACAATAGGGGATCCAAATATCAAATCTTCTTTCCTAGCTCCAGTTCTTAAAGGTTTTCTTTAGACTTTGAATTACCTGAAGCGTTTGATAAACTAAAATACTCCTATTAAATATTGCAAGAATACTCAttcaaaacgtttatttattaaaatgtatcaCTTCGAATCGAAGACTTTGAACAGCTATCATTTAGAGACCATGAGAGTTGATGCAAGACTGACATAACTCTAACTATAATGTCAACAGGCAAGAAACCCGCAACCCACTTTACGGTATGACGAACAACCCGCACCACACTGGTAGAACTACTGGCGGGTCCAGTGGAGCTGAGGCTGCGTTAACAGCCTCCTGTGCTACCGTCGTCAGTTTATGTAAGTTCATCTTCATCATCTTGGGTATAGTTAGGTACTACTGAGCATTAGGCCTCCCCTTTTTATTTCCAAATTGGTTGGAAGTGACTTACTGTCCAGCACCCATCGGTGACCTTTATCAGATCGCCTTAGTTGagtaaaataagtaggtatctgaTCTTGATTTTTGTGcatagtatttaattatatattgtgTGTTGtactttattgattttattcaatagttttacaaaatgatcttattatagggaaactaagtatcaaaatattcatccgcatcgctgtcagctgggatcgtgcccaaaaggctggctgcattgccacgctggatggcaatgcatatcctttgaccgaagtataggccagccctttggtcacgagtggactccactatattgtgtgtacatatttacttgtaggtaaatacaaataaaaataccaaaaaatatctGATCTATATCTGTATCTGTAGATTTGTGCgtcttctgaaaaaaaaacttgacatAGGCAAAGCATAAGAGCACCCTCACATTTGAACCCCCTAAGCTGAGAAAACGTAATACGGATTTGCAGTAACTACTAAAGAGTACCTATACAATGAATTATCATTTTAGCTCATCAGGAATTTAACCTATATCACGTAATGTGACTGCTGTAGATAGATAAATGTAATAATCACCAATAATCGTGTATCATACAATACTATactattttacaattttatttgtaaatgtttCAGGTTCGGATATCGGCGGGTCTACTCGTATGCCAGCGTTCTACTGCGGCATGTTTGGACATCATCCCACTCCTGGGACCACAGATTGTAGAGGTACCTATAATACGCACACAGTTGTTTAAATGgagtaacaaacaaaaatctcaaaatcgtccataggtacctatatgatatcatttttttcttaggtaggaaatcatcaaatgaccctcaTGGACCCTCCCGCTATGGGTGCAGcatgaggaagtgtcagactcttacagactaaaacccaccatgttccttcttaagccctttatgtaccaggacttAATGATGTCATAAAGATCAAACTACAAGAAAATCTGATATAACAAGCTCCGAGTCCagattttataaatagtatCCAAAACCTTAAAACTCTCAATGTAGCACCCATCCGGTCTCTGTCACAATTTCTAACAAAGAACCAATATTTTCTAGGTGTGCTCTTCCGAAACGGCGAGGAAAAAGATTCCTTGCTGGCTCTGGGCTTCATATCCAAACATGTTGAAGACCTCGGACCTCTCACCAAGATCATTGCTGGGGATAAGGCTCCCCTGCTCAAATTGGACAGAGAAATTAACTTCAAGGTATGTTgcgttttattagttttgaaaGATTAGTTTAGGCTTTtcgaactatttttttattttcatttcaaatggACAAGTCAGGCACGATTTCAAGAAGTGTGTCTTATGAAGAAGAGCCGCCAAGAATCTCCAATCCCGTTTGGGGGATTTAAATCTGGCTGTTCTGTTTCCCTTTAAAGACATCTATTATGTGTCATCTGTCTAGTGTTCTCACAACGATGTTAGTATTTTCATGAAGCGACTGCGCGTATGACCTACGATTCAGTTACCGGAAAGAGAATTGGAAAATTGATTGTTCTTCGTGACTTTCAGATTTAGACTTTGGTGTTATTGTACCTATTGTATATTTCAATGTTACAGGACATCAAGTTCTATTATATGGAGAAGAGTAAAGACCTTAGCGTTAGCAGCATAAGAGCAGATCTAAGAGGAGCTATGAAGAGGTaagaagaaaataatgatagaatTACACAAAATTGCATAGAAGTTTCAGCAACATCTGCCTAGTGTTTTCtccaaactatgttgaggtcggcttcaaTCGGCATAGAAGtttaaacaacataaataactCCCCCCCATTTTTCAAAGCAATTAATGCTTCAATTAAAACTATTGTAAACGTCgcgttttttatttcatatgaGCCCTGCCTAGTAAAACAAGCGGGGAAGAGATACTCTACTGCCTACTGCACAGTGCACGCTAAACTATTCGAACTACATCCACGGACTAGAAATGCTCTAATATTGCATGCTAagatactacttataactattTTCACAAAATGGACAAACCCGAGCTTATATTTAAGAAACACTCCCGAAAAACTAACCCATCATCTATTTTCAGGGTCATAACCCGCATCAGCCAACAGACCATGTCAACAGAGACTGCCCCGCAGCCCTACTACCACAAGGCCTTCAACCATATGTACAGCATCTGGAAACACTGGATGACCAAGGAGCCGGAAGACCTGGCCACCTTGTGCACCAATAATAAGGGATCTGCTAATGGGATTGTTGAACTGCTGAAGAAGGTAAgaagttttttacttttatcatcctccgagcctttttcccaactatgttggggtcggcttccagtctaaccggattcagctaagtaccagtgctttacaagaagcgactgcctatctgacctcctcaacccagttacccgggcaacccaataccccttggttagactggtgtcagacttactgccttctgaccacccgtaaccACTATGACTACGTAAgaacattatttacaaaaccaaattattcaaaggATAATGACTGCTTTGTTCTACTCTTACCACCTACTTTAAGAACTTCACGACGAAGTTTACTACCTTAAGAAGAACCTTAGTCATTCTTTACTACACGCTGTACAGGAATTGTCTGGCCAAGCTTGGACATGCTACATCAGTTTTATTTGAAAGAGGAATTAAATGCTCCTGCTTATGTGACTATCTCTTTTCTTTCTTATGGTATCCATGCCTGCAGGTCTGGATAGGAAACATTCGTATCTTCTTTTATCTTTACAATACCGTCATTCTTTACCAGCATCAAAACCCCTATCTttacatttgaaataaataaaatgaaaataaaaagcctATATGTGCCTAATTAACTTTATTCGTACtcgtaactatttactatcttaattaatatattatcgTGTATATTACTAATGAATTTACTGTTAAGGTTTAGTGCATTAGGCAAACGGTATTCACTCTTCAACTTGTCTTCCGACAAGGGCCTCCTCTAAAGATCTCCATTCTGTCCTATTCTTTGCTGTTCGGATCCATGTTAGAGCCGCTATTTTCCTGAAGTCATCCTGAAATCTCTTAGTCTATCTCCCTCTGTTTCTTTTGCCATCTATTGGATACCACTCTGTTATAAGTCAGTTGTTACATTTGTATACTAAATATTAATTCTTCTTTTTCAGATGGTTGGTTTGAGCCGACACTGCCTATTCACCGTGGTGCGTCTGCTTGAACATCAGTACCTTCCGAAGGTTGATGCCGAGTGGGCTGAGAAGATCACTAAGGAACTGAAAGAAGACTTATTTGTAAGTGTCACATTATTTgcatattttctttcattatgTAATTCAACAATAGTTTCAATTTTTAGCTAAAAGTAGAATGTAAGTAGCTAATGGCATAACTACTTTTACACCAGTGGATATCTCACTCGGTTAATCGGATAAAAAACCGTTTCACAGGTCATCGTTTTAACACATACGCGCGACATTGTCCGTACAGTCCGCCTGAAAAATAGAGCGGAAAATCGGCTAGAATTAAAGCTACGTAATAAGTTTTGCACTATTAGTGCCTACGAAGTTTCGCATTTGACCCAAACTCTTATTTTTATACGACATTGAAAATGGTAGCCATTATTAACCCTCCTATCTCATTGTTCCAGTCTAAACTCGGTGACAACGGTGTGCTACTGATGCCGAGCGGTCCTCAGCCGGCTCCGTACCACTACTCGTGCTTCCTGCGACCCTACAACTTCAGCTACTGGGCCATCGTCAACACTCTCAAGTGCCCCGCTACTCAGGTGAGAAAAAGAGGACAGAAATTCGGAAAAAGGGACCCTTTATCTTTAGAAATCTAGCAATTTTTTTAGCTCGTTAAAATCTGGGTTGGGGTAGATACTAAGCAAAGGTTGTTACGAACACGGTCAGGGTAGTCATGGCTAATATTTTTACTGCGGTAGGTTCCTATGTATGTTATGGGTTCTAGGGGCGGCTTGAATGTTACATAAAGAAGTCTTGTCCTATTACACAAATAAATGTGCAagagaattttcaaaaaaaaagaaacacctACATTATTTCTGACAAATCGAACTACTCAAAAAAGAGCCACTACAGTGtagttttagtgtttttttatttaagttcctATGCTGTAGTGACTACAGCAGaggaacttaaataaaaaaaaaactttctatcCGACTTTAAAAACAAAGGTTACCATGTCAGCCTGTGTTATTCGACTTTCAACTCCCACAGCACccattctaaatattttttttttaatatttccagGTGCCTCTCGGTGTAAACGCCCAAGGTTTGCCCCTGGGCATCCAAGTGGTAGCAGCCCCTTACAACGACGCCCTCTGTCTCAAAGTGGCAGAGTACCTCAGCAAGGAGTTCGGAGGCGCCGTCGTAGCTTGCAAATATAAGTAGAAGATGAAGAATACttgtgttatttaattttattcttaatgGTATGCTTGGACGAATGTGTGacggttattttttaaatttttgtgtacttatttgacgaataaatattttagacttttttattttgtatttttattttcttataccacaaaaataattaatagaaaaagaGGGAATGGCGTATATACAGGGGTGCACAAATATGTATTCTCCACTTATTATCCAGTCTAGTCCTTCTTCACAAACTGCAGAGAAATAAGTATTTTGTGCCACTCCCGTCATCCCGTGCCCTGCATGGTATGGGGAAGCATGTTCTACGTGTAAATAAACATGTGGCATTATTTAACAA
This genomic interval from Helicoverpa zea isolate HzStark_Cry1AcR chromosome 18, ilHelZeax1.1, whole genome shotgun sequence contains the following:
- the LOC124639044 gene encoding fatty-acid amide hydrolase 2-like isoform X2, which gives rise to MNKTWRAVILYVRLIFDLAVDGIFSLFWHRRNRTIPPLDLKKHAVLTESATALAKKIRQKELKSEDLVRAVVERIKEVNPIINAIAVGRYDAAIAEAKEVDALIANGLPDAEFDKKPLLGVPFTTKESQAVEGMPFTLGLMSRRHVLATEDSEAIKRLKDAGGIVVACTNLPELLVWQETRNPLYGMTNNPHHTGRTTGGSSGAEAALTASCATVVSLCSDIGGSTRMPAFYCGMFGHHPTPGTTDCRGVLFRNGEEKDSLLALGFISKHVEDLGPLTKIIAGDKAPLLKLDREINFKDIKFYYMEKSKDLSVSSIRADLRGAMKRVITRISQQTMSTETAPQPYYHKAFNHMYSIWKHWMTKEPEDLATLCTNNKGSANGIVELLKKMVGLSRHCLFTVVRLLEHQYLPKVDAEWAEKITKELKEDLFSKLGDNGVLLMPSGPQPAPYHYSCFLRPYNFSYWAIVNTLKCPATQVPLGVNAQGLPLGIQVVAAPYNDALCLKVAEYLSKEFGGAVVACKYK
- the LOC124639044 gene encoding fatty-acid amide hydrolase 2-like isoform X1; amino-acid sequence: MPIYKYLDMHFTENQHITMNKTWRAVILYVRLIFDLAVDGIFSLFWHRRNRTIPPLDLKKHAVLTESATALAKKIRQKELKSEDLVRAVVERIKEVNPIINAIAVGRYDAAIAEAKEVDALIANGLPDAEFDKKPLLGVPFTTKESQAVEGMPFTLGLMSRRHVLATEDSEAIKRLKDAGGIVVACTNLPELLVWQETRNPLYGMTNNPHHTGRTTGGSSGAEAALTASCATVVSLCSDIGGSTRMPAFYCGMFGHHPTPGTTDCRGVLFRNGEEKDSLLALGFISKHVEDLGPLTKIIAGDKAPLLKLDREINFKDIKFYYMEKSKDLSVSSIRADLRGAMKRVITRISQQTMSTETAPQPYYHKAFNHMYSIWKHWMTKEPEDLATLCTNNKGSANGIVELLKKMVGLSRHCLFTVVRLLEHQYLPKVDAEWAEKITKELKEDLFSKLGDNGVLLMPSGPQPAPYHYSCFLRPYNFSYWAIVNTLKCPATQVPLGVNAQGLPLGIQVVAAPYNDALCLKVAEYLSKEFGGAVVACKYK